A window of Fusarium verticillioides 7600 chromosome 10, whole genome shotgun sequence contains these coding sequences:
- a CDS encoding CMGC/SRPK protein kinase gives MIWRLLEELSGFVRSPIQRKSRGMIRSRPVMALYHQPWPPCAIPAARLDLTCPIEEEKTPNYSPERFYPIRLGQLLNGRYQVATKLGYGTNSTVWLARDLNRWKWSAEKYVAIKVKTTKSSNRGRSAENEIKILQHINQTNPKHRGWHFIRKLTDTFNLDSPYGSHPCLVLEPLREPLWLYCSRYIGGVIPPDILKILLQMILLGLDYLHTECHTIHADLKPDNIMIRIEDPKMFEKDATDEYNNPLPEKQLDDRTIYLSRNNYGPLTQPTGIIQLVDFDLAVRSMPGKLYYGAIQGEKYRAPEVILNSGYSYSADIWSLGVMLWDLLEKKSLFSPLTLGDGTAHDDLTHLAQIGALLGPTPHDLVNKGRRSALFYQESGELKRPSRVPRNSNLDSTLTCMSGEEKTRFIRFVKRMITWRPEDRSTAKELLGDPWLYKDFPQDGTVEGNGYGNSIESN, from the exons ATGATATGGCGCTTGCTAGAAGAACTATCAGGCTTTGTTAGATCTCCTATTCAAAGAAAGTCACGGGGAATGATCAGGTCGAGGCCCGTCATGGCGTTGTACCACCAACCATGGCCGCCGTGCGCCATACCAGCTGCACGTCTTGATCTTACATGTCCtatcgaggaagagaagactcCAAACTACAGTCCGGAGAGGTTTTATCCTATTAGGTTGGGGCAGCTTCTGAATGGTAGATATCAGGTGGCGACCAAGCTGGGATATGGGACCAATTCGACCGTTTGGCTTGCTCGAGATCTCAACCG ATGGAAGTGGTCCGCAGAGAAGTATGTTgcgatcaaagtcaagacaacCAAGAGCTCGAACAGAGGACGTTCTGCAGAAAATGAaatcaagatcctccagcaTATCAACCAAACGAATCCTAAGCACCGCGGATGGCACTTCATTCGAAAACTCACAGACACTTTTAACCTCGACAGTCCATATGGCAGCCACCCATGCCTCGTGTTGGAGCCTCTGCGTGAGCCGCTTTGGCTATATTGCTCCAGATACATTGGTGGCGTCATCCCTCCAGACATTCTAAAGATTCTCCTCCAAATGATACTTCTTGGGCTCGACTACCTTCACACTGAGTGTCATACAATTCATGCTG ATCTTAAACCCGACAACATCATGATAAGAATCGAAGACCCCAAGATGTTTGAAAAAGATGCAACCGACGAGTACAACAACCCATTGCCAGAGAAGCAATTAGACGACCGCACCATTTACCTGTCTCGAAATAACTACGGACCGCTTACTCAACCAACGGGTATCATACAGCTTGTTGATTTTGATCTTGCTGTCCGTTCAATGCCTGGAAAGTTGTACTACGGCGCGATTCAAGGAGAGAAATACCGAGCACCAGAAGTCATCCTCAACTCTGGGTACAGCTACTCCGCGGACATCTGGAGCCTTGGGGTAATG CTTTGGGATTTACTTGAAAAGAAAAGCCTCTTTAGCCCTTTGACTCTTGGGGACGGGACGGCACACGATGACTTGACCCATTTGGCACAGATCGGCGCACTACTCGGCCCTACCCCCCACGACCTCGTAAACAAAGGGAGGAGATCGGCCTTGTTTTACCAGGAAAGCG GAGAATTAAAAAGGCCGAGCCGTGTGCCCAGGAATTCCAACCTTGATAGTACACTCACATGTATGTCTGGCGAGGAAAAAACGCGATTCATCCGATTTGTCAAGAGAATGATCACCTGGCGCCCTGAAGATCGAAGTACAGCCAAAGAGCTCCTGGGCGATCCATGGCTCTACAAAGACTTTCCCCAAGATGGTACTGTTGAGGGTAATGGATATGGGAATAGCATTGAGTCAAATTAG